A single genomic interval of Rhododendron vialii isolate Sample 1 chromosome 3a, ASM3025357v1 harbors:
- the LOC131319896 gene encoding uncharacterized calcium-binding protein At1g02270 isoform X2: MGRKNRGMTKGRVSRIGSYAIASSIADPTSISCTTFNILAPIYKRLNQEDQSCRESDIRSYWLNRNHRILDWLLCEKSSIICLQEFWVGNEELVNMYERRLGDAGYITFKLARTNNRGDGLLTAVHKDYFRVLDHRELLFNDIGDRVAQLLHVELLSPVSQCRSNNVRQEMLIVNTHLLFPHDSSLCLVRLNQVYKILQHVESYQKENNLNPLPIILCGDWNGSKRGHVYKFLRSQGFVSSYDTAHQYTDGDAQKWVSHRNHRGNICGVDFIWLLNPNSYRKLLKTSWTEAVFGTFKSLLRRASLTEHDAFAFLKADSQGDYITYSGFCEALRQLSLLGHCHGLSIEETKDLWVQADIDGNGVLDYKEFQQRIWNPTWLDQRNEICNEVWEHVDGMEQTIGFSVKNAVLFPTEVEKGLWPEDYSLSDHARLTVVFSPVGMPCPSLVT, from the exons ATGGGGAGGAAGAATAGAGGTATGACGAAGGGGAGGGTGTCTAGAATTGGAAGCTACGCGATTGCTTCGTCAATTGCCGACCCAACTTCAATTTCCTGTACCACCTTCAACATTCTCGCCCCGATTTACAAGAGACTCAATCAAGAG GATCAGAGTTGCCGCGAAAGCGATATCCGGTCGTATTGGCTGAACAGGAACCACAGGATATTGGATTGGTTGCTCTGTGAGAAATCTTCCATTATTTGCCTTCAg GAGTTTTGGGTTGGAAATGAAGAACTTGTCAACATGTACGAAAGGAGACTTGGTGATGCTGGCTATATCACTTTCAAGCTCGCCCGCACCAACAACCGGGGTGATG GTCTGCTGACAGCCGTGCATAAAGACTACTTTAGGGTTTTAGACCATCGAGAGTTGCTGTTCAACGATATTGGAGACCGTGTTGCTCAGTTATTACATGTTGAATTGCTTTCACCTGTTTCACAATGTCGAAGCAACAATGTTCGACAAGAAATGCTTATTGTGAACACCCACCTCTTATTTCCCCACGATTCCAGTTTGTGTTTGGTACGATTGAATCAG GTCTACAAAATCTTGCAGCACGTGGAATCTTATCAGAAAGAAAACAATCTTAATCCGTTGCCCATCATTCTCTGCGG TGACTGGAATGGAAGCAAGCGAGGGCATGTTTACAAGTTCCTTAGATCTCAAGGGTTTGTTTCATCATATGATACTGCTCATCAGTACACTGATGGAGATGCACAGAAG TGGGTGAGCCACCGAAATCATCGGGGGAATATCTGTGGTGTTGATTTTATATGGCTTCTTAATCCGAATAGTTACCGTAAATTACTTAAAACAAGTTGGACCGAAGCAGTATTTGGCACGTTCAAG TCTCTATTACGGCGAGCCTCCCTGACAGAGCATGATGCATTTGCCTTTCTGAAGGCAGATAGCCAGGGTGATTACATTACTTACTCTGGTTTCTGTGAAGCTTTACGACAG CTTAGTTTACTTGGCCATTGCCACGGACTAAGTATTGAAGAGACAAAGGACTTGTGGGTGCAAGCAGACATTGATGGAAATGGTGTTCTTGACTATAAAGAATTTCAG CAGCGAATTTGGAATCCTACTTGGTTGGATCAAAGAAATGAAATATGCAATGAGGTCTGGGAACACGTAGATGGTATGGAGCAAACTATTGGTTTCAGTGTGAAGAATGCGGTTCTCTTCCCTACTGAAGTGGAGAAAGGATTGTGGCCTGAAGACTATTCTCTTTCAGATCACGCCCGACTCACTGTGGTGTTCTCACCAGTGGGGATGCCATGTCCTTCTCTGGTAACTTGA
- the LOC131319896 gene encoding uncharacterized calcium-binding protein At1g02270 isoform X4, giving the protein MGRKNRGMTKGRVSRIGSYAIASSIADPTSISCTTFNILAPIYKRLNQEDQSCRESDIRSYWLNRNHRILDWLLCEKSSIICLQEFWVGNEELVNMYERRLGDAGYITFKLARTNNRGDGLLTAVHKDYFRVLDHRELLFNDIGDRVAQLLHVELLSPVSQCRSNNVRQEMLIVNTHLLFPHDSSLCLVRLNQVYKILQHVESYQKENNLNPLPIILCGDWNGSKRGHVYKFLRSQGFVSSYDTAHQYTDGDAQKWVSHRNHRGNICGVDFIWLLNPNSYRKLLKTSWTEAVFGTFKSLLRRASLTEHDAFAFLKADSQGDYITYSGFCEALRQLSLLGHCHGLSIEETKDLWVQADIDGNGVLDYKEFQRIWNPTWLDQRNEICNEVWEHVDGMEQTIGFSVKNAVLFPTEVEKGLWPEDYSLSDHARLTVVFSPVGMPCPSLVT; this is encoded by the exons ATGGGGAGGAAGAATAGAGGTATGACGAAGGGGAGGGTGTCTAGAATTGGAAGCTACGCGATTGCTTCGTCAATTGCCGACCCAACTTCAATTTCCTGTACCACCTTCAACATTCTCGCCCCGATTTACAAGAGACTCAATCAAGAG GATCAGAGTTGCCGCGAAAGCGATATCCGGTCGTATTGGCTGAACAGGAACCACAGGATATTGGATTGGTTGCTCTGTGAGAAATCTTCCATTATTTGCCTTCAg GAGTTTTGGGTTGGAAATGAAGAACTTGTCAACATGTACGAAAGGAGACTTGGTGATGCTGGCTATATCACTTTCAAGCTCGCCCGCACCAACAACCGGGGTGATG GTCTGCTGACAGCCGTGCATAAAGACTACTTTAGGGTTTTAGACCATCGAGAGTTGCTGTTCAACGATATTGGAGACCGTGTTGCTCAGTTATTACATGTTGAATTGCTTTCACCTGTTTCACAATGTCGAAGCAACAATGTTCGACAAGAAATGCTTATTGTGAACACCCACCTCTTATTTCCCCACGATTCCAGTTTGTGTTTGGTACGATTGAATCAG GTCTACAAAATCTTGCAGCACGTGGAATCTTATCAGAAAGAAAACAATCTTAATCCGTTGCCCATCATTCTCTGCGG TGACTGGAATGGAAGCAAGCGAGGGCATGTTTACAAGTTCCTTAGATCTCAAGGGTTTGTTTCATCATATGATACTGCTCATCAGTACACTGATGGAGATGCACAGAAG TGGGTGAGCCACCGAAATCATCGGGGGAATATCTGTGGTGTTGATTTTATATGGCTTCTTAATCCGAATAGTTACCGTAAATTACTTAAAACAAGTTGGACCGAAGCAGTATTTGGCACGTTCAAG TCTCTATTACGGCGAGCCTCCCTGACAGAGCATGATGCATTTGCCTTTCTGAAGGCAGATAGCCAGGGTGATTACATTACTTACTCTGGTTTCTGTGAAGCTTTACGACAG CTTAGTTTACTTGGCCATTGCCACGGACTAAGTATTGAAGAGACAAAGGACTTGTGGGTGCAAGCAGACATTGATGGAAATGGTGTTCTTGACTATAAAGAATTTCAG CGAATTTGGAATCCTACTTGGTTGGATCAAAGAAATGAAATATGCAATGAGGTCTGGGAACACGTAGATGGTATGGAGCAAACTATTGGTTTCAGTGTGAAGAATGCGGTTCTCTTCCCTACTGAAGTGGAGAAAGGATTGTGGCCTGAAGACTATTCTCTTTCAGATCACGCCCGACTCACTGTGGTGTTCTCACCAGTGGGGATGCCATGTCCTTCTCTGGTAACTTGA
- the LOC131319896 gene encoding uncharacterized calcium-binding protein At1g02270 isoform X5: protein MKNLSTCTKGDLVMLAISLSSSPAPTTGVMVRSPVFCGLLTAVHKDYFRVLDHRELLFNDIGDRVAQLLHVELLSPVSQCRSNNVRQEMLIVNTHLLFPHDSSLCLVRLNQVYKILQHVESYQKENNLNPLPIILCGDWNGSKRGHVYKFLRSQGFVSSYDTAHQYTDGDAQKWVSHRNHRGNICGVDFIWLLNPNSYRKLLKTSWTEAVFGTFKSLLRRASLTEHDAFAFLKADSQGDYITYSGFCEALRQLSLLGHCHGLSIEETKDLWVQADIDGNGVLDYKEFQQRIWNPTWLDQRNEICNEVWEHVDGMEQTIGFSVKNAVLFPTEVEKGLWPEDYSLSDHARLTVVFSPVGMPCPSLVT, encoded by the exons ATGAAGAACTTGTCAACATGTACGAAAGGAGACTTGGTGATGCTGGCTATATCACTTTCAAGCTCGCCCGCACCAACAACCGGGGTGATGGTACGCTCTCCTGTCTTTTGTG GTCTGCTGACAGCCGTGCATAAAGACTACTTTAGGGTTTTAGACCATCGAGAGTTGCTGTTCAACGATATTGGAGACCGTGTTGCTCAGTTATTACATGTTGAATTGCTTTCACCTGTTTCACAATGTCGAAGCAACAATGTTCGACAAGAAATGCTTATTGTGAACACCCACCTCTTATTTCCCCACGATTCCAGTTTGTGTTTGGTACGATTGAATCAG GTCTACAAAATCTTGCAGCACGTGGAATCTTATCAGAAAGAAAACAATCTTAATCCGTTGCCCATCATTCTCTGCGG TGACTGGAATGGAAGCAAGCGAGGGCATGTTTACAAGTTCCTTAGATCTCAAGGGTTTGTTTCATCATATGATACTGCTCATCAGTACACTGATGGAGATGCACAGAAG TGGGTGAGCCACCGAAATCATCGGGGGAATATCTGTGGTGTTGATTTTATATGGCTTCTTAATCCGAATAGTTACCGTAAATTACTTAAAACAAGTTGGACCGAAGCAGTATTTGGCACGTTCAAG TCTCTATTACGGCGAGCCTCCCTGACAGAGCATGATGCATTTGCCTTTCTGAAGGCAGATAGCCAGGGTGATTACATTACTTACTCTGGTTTCTGTGAAGCTTTACGACAG CTTAGTTTACTTGGCCATTGCCACGGACTAAGTATTGAAGAGACAAAGGACTTGTGGGTGCAAGCAGACATTGATGGAAATGGTGTTCTTGACTATAAAGAATTTCAG CAGCGAATTTGGAATCCTACTTGGTTGGATCAAAGAAATGAAATATGCAATGAGGTCTGGGAACACGTAGATGGTATGGAGCAAACTATTGGTTTCAGTGTGAAGAATGCGGTTCTCTTCCCTACTGAAGTGGAGAAAGGATTGTGGCCTGAAGACTATTCTCTTTCAGATCACGCCCGACTCACTGTGGTGTTCTCACCAGTGGGGATGCCATGTCCTTCTCTGGTAACTTGA
- the LOC131319896 gene encoding uncharacterized calcium-binding protein At1g02270 isoform X3, whose protein sequence is MGRKNRGMTKGRVSRIGSYAIASSIADPTSISCTTFNILAPIYKRLNQEQDQSCRESDIRSYWLNRNHRILDWLLCEKSSIICLQEFWVGNEELVNMYERRLGDAGYITFKLARTNNRGDGLLTAVHKDYFRVLDHRELLFNDIGDRVAQLLHVELLSPVSQCRSNNVRQEMLIVNTHLLFPHDSSLCLVRLNQVYKILQHVESYQKENNLNPLPIILCGDWNGSKRGHVYKFLRSQGFVSSYDTAHQYTDGDAQKWVSHRNHRGNICGVDFIWLLNPNSYRKLLKTSWTEAVFGTFKSLLRRASLTEHDAFAFLKADSQGDYITYSGFCEALRQLSLLGHCHGLSIEETKDLWVQADIDGNGVLDYKEFQRIWNPTWLDQRNEICNEVWEHVDGMEQTIGFSVKNAVLFPTEVEKGLWPEDYSLSDHARLTVVFSPVGMPCPSLVT, encoded by the exons ATGGGGAGGAAGAATAGAGGTATGACGAAGGGGAGGGTGTCTAGAATTGGAAGCTACGCGATTGCTTCGTCAATTGCCGACCCAACTTCAATTTCCTGTACCACCTTCAACATTCTCGCCCCGATTTACAAGAGACTCAATCAAGAG CAGGATCAGAGTTGCCGCGAAAGCGATATCCGGTCGTATTGGCTGAACAGGAACCACAGGATATTGGATTGGTTGCTCTGTGAGAAATCTTCCATTATTTGCCTTCAg GAGTTTTGGGTTGGAAATGAAGAACTTGTCAACATGTACGAAAGGAGACTTGGTGATGCTGGCTATATCACTTTCAAGCTCGCCCGCACCAACAACCGGGGTGATG GTCTGCTGACAGCCGTGCATAAAGACTACTTTAGGGTTTTAGACCATCGAGAGTTGCTGTTCAACGATATTGGAGACCGTGTTGCTCAGTTATTACATGTTGAATTGCTTTCACCTGTTTCACAATGTCGAAGCAACAATGTTCGACAAGAAATGCTTATTGTGAACACCCACCTCTTATTTCCCCACGATTCCAGTTTGTGTTTGGTACGATTGAATCAG GTCTACAAAATCTTGCAGCACGTGGAATCTTATCAGAAAGAAAACAATCTTAATCCGTTGCCCATCATTCTCTGCGG TGACTGGAATGGAAGCAAGCGAGGGCATGTTTACAAGTTCCTTAGATCTCAAGGGTTTGTTTCATCATATGATACTGCTCATCAGTACACTGATGGAGATGCACAGAAG TGGGTGAGCCACCGAAATCATCGGGGGAATATCTGTGGTGTTGATTTTATATGGCTTCTTAATCCGAATAGTTACCGTAAATTACTTAAAACAAGTTGGACCGAAGCAGTATTTGGCACGTTCAAG TCTCTATTACGGCGAGCCTCCCTGACAGAGCATGATGCATTTGCCTTTCTGAAGGCAGATAGCCAGGGTGATTACATTACTTACTCTGGTTTCTGTGAAGCTTTACGACAG CTTAGTTTACTTGGCCATTGCCACGGACTAAGTATTGAAGAGACAAAGGACTTGTGGGTGCAAGCAGACATTGATGGAAATGGTGTTCTTGACTATAAAGAATTTCAG CGAATTTGGAATCCTACTTGGTTGGATCAAAGAAATGAAATATGCAATGAGGTCTGGGAACACGTAGATGGTATGGAGCAAACTATTGGTTTCAGTGTGAAGAATGCGGTTCTCTTCCCTACTGAAGTGGAGAAAGGATTGTGGCCTGAAGACTATTCTCTTTCAGATCACGCCCGACTCACTGTGGTGTTCTCACCAGTGGGGATGCCATGTCCTTCTCTGGTAACTTGA
- the LOC131319896 gene encoding uncharacterized calcium-binding protein At1g02270 isoform X1 has product MGRKNRGMTKGRVSRIGSYAIASSIADPTSISCTTFNILAPIYKRLNQEQDQSCRESDIRSYWLNRNHRILDWLLCEKSSIICLQEFWVGNEELVNMYERRLGDAGYITFKLARTNNRGDGLLTAVHKDYFRVLDHRELLFNDIGDRVAQLLHVELLSPVSQCRSNNVRQEMLIVNTHLLFPHDSSLCLVRLNQVYKILQHVESYQKENNLNPLPIILCGDWNGSKRGHVYKFLRSQGFVSSYDTAHQYTDGDAQKWVSHRNHRGNICGVDFIWLLNPNSYRKLLKTSWTEAVFGTFKSLLRRASLTEHDAFAFLKADSQGDYITYSGFCEALRQLSLLGHCHGLSIEETKDLWVQADIDGNGVLDYKEFQQRIWNPTWLDQRNEICNEVWEHVDGMEQTIGFSVKNAVLFPTEVEKGLWPEDYSLSDHARLTVVFSPVGMPCPSLVT; this is encoded by the exons ATGGGGAGGAAGAATAGAGGTATGACGAAGGGGAGGGTGTCTAGAATTGGAAGCTACGCGATTGCTTCGTCAATTGCCGACCCAACTTCAATTTCCTGTACCACCTTCAACATTCTCGCCCCGATTTACAAGAGACTCAATCAAGAG CAGGATCAGAGTTGCCGCGAAAGCGATATCCGGTCGTATTGGCTGAACAGGAACCACAGGATATTGGATTGGTTGCTCTGTGAGAAATCTTCCATTATTTGCCTTCAg GAGTTTTGGGTTGGAAATGAAGAACTTGTCAACATGTACGAAAGGAGACTTGGTGATGCTGGCTATATCACTTTCAAGCTCGCCCGCACCAACAACCGGGGTGATG GTCTGCTGACAGCCGTGCATAAAGACTACTTTAGGGTTTTAGACCATCGAGAGTTGCTGTTCAACGATATTGGAGACCGTGTTGCTCAGTTATTACATGTTGAATTGCTTTCACCTGTTTCACAATGTCGAAGCAACAATGTTCGACAAGAAATGCTTATTGTGAACACCCACCTCTTATTTCCCCACGATTCCAGTTTGTGTTTGGTACGATTGAATCAG GTCTACAAAATCTTGCAGCACGTGGAATCTTATCAGAAAGAAAACAATCTTAATCCGTTGCCCATCATTCTCTGCGG TGACTGGAATGGAAGCAAGCGAGGGCATGTTTACAAGTTCCTTAGATCTCAAGGGTTTGTTTCATCATATGATACTGCTCATCAGTACACTGATGGAGATGCACAGAAG TGGGTGAGCCACCGAAATCATCGGGGGAATATCTGTGGTGTTGATTTTATATGGCTTCTTAATCCGAATAGTTACCGTAAATTACTTAAAACAAGTTGGACCGAAGCAGTATTTGGCACGTTCAAG TCTCTATTACGGCGAGCCTCCCTGACAGAGCATGATGCATTTGCCTTTCTGAAGGCAGATAGCCAGGGTGATTACATTACTTACTCTGGTTTCTGTGAAGCTTTACGACAG CTTAGTTTACTTGGCCATTGCCACGGACTAAGTATTGAAGAGACAAAGGACTTGTGGGTGCAAGCAGACATTGATGGAAATGGTGTTCTTGACTATAAAGAATTTCAG CAGCGAATTTGGAATCCTACTTGGTTGGATCAAAGAAATGAAATATGCAATGAGGTCTGGGAACACGTAGATGGTATGGAGCAAACTATTGGTTTCAGTGTGAAGAATGCGGTTCTCTTCCCTACTGAAGTGGAGAAAGGATTGTGGCCTGAAGACTATTCTCTTTCAGATCACGCCCGACTCACTGTGGTGTTCTCACCAGTGGGGATGCCATGTCCTTCTCTGGTAACTTGA